In Molothrus aeneus isolate 106 chromosome 3, BPBGC_Maene_1.0, whole genome shotgun sequence, a single genomic region encodes these proteins:
- the IAH1 gene encoding isoamyl acetate-hydrolyzing esterase 1 homolog isoform X1 encodes MREAQRAARAACRDLYLPSRLLGHPCSPCLAPCSSCLARPGRTQLLIEYSFQENGWGAYLAERLVRKCDVVNRGISGYNTRWAKLILPRLITESTGADSIAAVTIFFGANDSALKELNPKQHVPLEEYAANLKSMVQYLKSVDIAADKIILITPPPLQESAWEKACLAKGDKLNRCNATTGQYAQVCVQVAKECGTDVLDLWSLMQKNQDFSSYLSDGLHLSAKGNSFVAAQLWSRLEHKLSALPSLLPYWRDVDHTNPEASLL; translated from the exons ATGCGGGAGGCCCAGCGTGCTGCCcgagctgcctgcagggacctgTACCTGCCCTCCCGGCTCCTGGGGCATCCCTGCTCCCCGTGTCTAGCTCCCTGCTCCTCGTGTCTAGCTCGCCCAGGCCGGACACAGCTCCTCATTGAG tACTCCTTCCAGGAAAATGGCTGGGGGGCATACCTTGCTGAGAGACTGGTCAG aaaatgtgatgtTGTGAACCGTGGGATCTCGGGGTACAACACCAGATGGGCTAAGTTGATTCTTCCTAGACTGATCACTGAAAGTACTGGTGCTGACAGTATTGCTGCAGTTACTATTTTCTTTGGAGCTAATGACAGTGCTTTGAAAG AGCTGAACCCCAAGCAGCACGTTCCTCTGGAGGAGTACGCTGCCAACCTGAAGAGCATGGTGCAGTACCTGAAGTCAGTAGACATTGCTGCAGACAAGATTATTTTGATTACACCCCCACCTCTTCAGGAATCAGCTTGGGAAAAGGCATGTCTTGCCAAAG GTGACAAACTGAACCGCTGCAATGCCACCACAGGGCAGTACGCCCAGGTCTGTGTCCAGGTGGCCAAGGAGTGCGGCACGGACGTGCTCGACCTCTGGAGCCTGATGCAGAAGAACCAG GATTTCTCTTCCTATTTGTCTGATGGTCTTCATTTATCAGCGAAAGGCAACAGCTTTGTAGCAGCTCAGCTTTGGTCACGCCTGGAACACAAACTGTCTGCCCTTCCTTCTCTGCTTCCTTACTGGCGTGACGTGGACCACACGAACCCCGAGGCCAGtctgctgtga
- the IAH1 gene encoding isoamyl acetate-hydrolyzing esterase 1 homolog isoform X2 gives MALAEAGARGRLLRWPRVLLFGDSITEYSFQENGWGAYLAERLVRKCDVVNRGISGYNTRWAKLILPRLITESTGADSIAAVTIFFGANDSALKELNPKQHVPLEEYAANLKSMVQYLKSVDIAADKIILITPPPLQESAWEKACLAKGDKLNRCNATTGQYAQVCVQVAKECGTDVLDLWSLMQKNQDFSSYLSDGLHLSAKGNSFVAAQLWSRLEHKLSALPSLLPYWRDVDHTNPEASLL, from the exons ATGGCGCTGGCAGAGGCGGGAGCCCGCGGGCGGCTCCTGCGCTGGCCCCGCGTCCTGCTCTTCGGAGACTCCATCACTGAG tACTCCTTCCAGGAAAATGGCTGGGGGGCATACCTTGCTGAGAGACTGGTCAG aaaatgtgatgtTGTGAACCGTGGGATCTCGGGGTACAACACCAGATGGGCTAAGTTGATTCTTCCTAGACTGATCACTGAAAGTACTGGTGCTGACAGTATTGCTGCAGTTACTATTTTCTTTGGAGCTAATGACAGTGCTTTGAAAG AGCTGAACCCCAAGCAGCACGTTCCTCTGGAGGAGTACGCTGCCAACCTGAAGAGCATGGTGCAGTACCTGAAGTCAGTAGACATTGCTGCAGACAAGATTATTTTGATTACACCCCCACCTCTTCAGGAATCAGCTTGGGAAAAGGCATGTCTTGCCAAAG GTGACAAACTGAACCGCTGCAATGCCACCACAGGGCAGTACGCCCAGGTCTGTGTCCAGGTGGCCAAGGAGTGCGGCACGGACGTGCTCGACCTCTGGAGCCTGATGCAGAAGAACCAG GATTTCTCTTCCTATTTGTCTGATGGTCTTCATTTATCAGCGAAAGGCAACAGCTTTGTAGCAGCTCAGCTTTGGTCACGCCTGGAACACAAACTGTCTGCCCTTCCTTCTCTGCTTCCTTACTGGCGTGACGTGGACCACACGAACCCCGAGGCCAGtctgctgtga